From Sphingomonas nostoxanthinifaciens, a single genomic window includes:
- a CDS encoding NAD-glutamate dehydrogenase: MDSETQQAAGLRLIAAALAEGALPGETLDMDATARDAAAAFVAGIAAQRQPGTAAIGLASIGGDGVQRRLRLAVVNDDMPFLVDSVAVALAARGIAIHRLLHPVLCVRRDASGALTALLPNGASGERRESMIYLEIDRIDARERREVEAELADVLADVRAAVEGWPALQQALRDLATGLPDGEGAALLRWFLERHFTLLGAGSVARDGTLTGAIGMVGRPGPALWLDGVREAALRWFEEGGPAPLVLKSDRVATVHRRAPLDLLVVPMRREGRVEGLSIVAGLWTSAALRAPSDKVPVLRARLAAIEEKYGFDPTAHAGKALRHALSALPHDLMVSFEPPVLEELALTAMSLADRPRPKLLLAPGPLLRHLFVFVWVPRDQFSVARREAIRTMLEGAAGATVSNWTLDLGEGDTALIRYTLDLPPAAVLPDAAALDRQLEAMLRGWAPGVEAALGELVAPHRAARLALEWAEAFPVAYRAHADAAEAAADVARLAGLGDPAQRAVRLYRAADDTGERLRLKTYRLGALIPLSEAVPVFEHFGFRALQEMPTPLDGGRGYLHEFVLQADSAEAAEAVLARADVAEAAIAAVLAGQAENDAFNALIVDAGLDPGAVVLLRAWFRYLRQTGFPYGLATVADALRNAPDVAGALIALFTARHGPDGGDEDAAEQALATALGQVASIEDDRILRRLAALVRAILRTNAFAPAADEALAFKLDSAEVPGLPKPLPWREIWIYSPRVEGIHLRGGPIARGGLRWSDRRDDFRTEVLGLMKAQVVKNAVIVPTGAKGGFYPKQLPPPANRDAWLAEGTESYRIFIRALLSVTDNLVEGAVVHPDGVRAPDGDDPYFVVAADKGTATFSDVANAIAVERGFWLGDAFASGGSHGYDHKAMGITARGAWVSVQRHFREMGVDVQADPVTVVGCGDMSGDVFGNGMLLSRTLRLVAAFDHRHIFFDPTPDPARSFEERARMFALPRSSWADYDPALISPGGGVFPRTQKVIPLSAEVRAALGVTATELDPSSLVAAIVRAPVDLLWFGGIGTYVKAAGETNSQVGDVANDAHRVDGLQVRARVIGEGANLGVTQAGRIEFATKGGRINTDFIDNSAGVDCSDNEVNIKIALNREMMEGRIGFEERNLFLGTMTDDVASIVLEDNRLQTLGLSLAEAGGAGALPAQIRVIELLEDAGRIDRTVDGIEPNPALLRRATEDRGLTRPELAIILSHGKLALQAAVEASALAADPLFMPLLHAAFPTAMRERFAAAIDAHRLRPEIIATKIANRVVNRLGLVAPFELAEEEGASLAQVASAYFAADAIFKLEGLFEAIESISLPEPTRLMLLAAAGEGARLHVADLLHAAPDDLAPGALAEALAPGLARLENGLDDLLRQEARWQLTQLRARIGASDAPAEIVDRLVTLHALDGAVGTAALAHRAGADEVAVTQAYVRLGEALGLDWAKAAALRFVPTDPWERLLAAGLARDFEQLRLAFLARAAGDPLAYVEQWLAEHALRVAQFERLIDRARQSPAPSAAMLAQVAAQARTLLGR; encoded by the coding sequence ATGGACAGCGAAACCCAGCAGGCCGCGGGCCTCCGGTTGATCGCCGCCGCGCTGGCCGAGGGTGCGCTGCCCGGCGAGACGCTGGATATGGACGCGACCGCGCGCGACGCCGCGGCGGCATTCGTCGCGGGCATCGCCGCGCAGCGCCAGCCGGGCACCGCCGCGATCGGCCTCGCCTCGATCGGTGGCGACGGCGTGCAGCGGCGGCTGCGGCTGGCGGTGGTCAATGACGACATGCCGTTCCTGGTCGATTCGGTGGCGGTCGCGCTGGCGGCGCGCGGCATCGCCATCCATCGCCTGCTTCATCCCGTCTTGTGCGTGCGACGCGACGCGTCGGGAGCGCTGACCGCGCTGCTGCCCAACGGCGCCAGCGGCGAGCGGCGCGAATCGATGATCTATCTGGAGATCGACCGCATCGACGCGCGCGAGCGGCGCGAGGTCGAGGCCGAACTGGCCGACGTGCTGGCCGACGTGCGCGCGGCGGTGGAGGGCTGGCCTGCGTTGCAGCAGGCGCTGCGCGATCTGGCGACCGGCCTGCCCGATGGCGAGGGGGCGGCGCTGCTGCGCTGGTTCCTCGAGCGCCACTTCACCCTGTTGGGCGCCGGCAGCGTGGCGCGCGACGGCACGCTGACCGGCGCGATCGGCATGGTCGGCCGGCCGGGGCCTGCCTTGTGGCTCGACGGGGTGCGCGAGGCGGCGTTGCGCTGGTTCGAGGAAGGCGGCCCGGCGCCGCTGGTGCTGAAGAGCGATCGCGTCGCGACCGTCCACCGCCGCGCGCCGCTCGACCTGCTGGTCGTGCCGATGCGTCGCGAAGGCCGGGTCGAGGGCCTGTCGATCGTCGCCGGGCTGTGGACCAGCGCCGCGCTGCGTGCGCCGTCGGACAAGGTGCCGGTGCTGCGCGCGCGGCTCGCGGCGATCGAGGAGAAATACGGCTTCGATCCCACCGCGCATGCCGGCAAGGCGCTGCGCCACGCACTGTCGGCGTTGCCGCACGATCTGATGGTGAGCTTCGAGCCGCCGGTGCTGGAGGAATTGGCGCTGACGGCGATGAGCCTCGCCGACCGCCCACGCCCCAAGCTGCTGCTCGCGCCCGGCCCGCTGCTGCGCCACCTGTTCGTGTTCGTGTGGGTGCCGCGTGATCAATTCTCGGTCGCCCGGCGCGAGGCGATCCGGACGATGCTGGAGGGTGCTGCCGGCGCGACCGTCTCGAACTGGACGCTCGACCTGGGCGAGGGCGATACCGCGCTGATCCGCTATACGCTCGATCTGCCGCCGGCGGCGGTACTGCCCGACGCCGCCGCGCTCGATCGCCAGCTGGAAGCGATGCTGCGCGGCTGGGCGCCCGGCGTCGAGGCGGCGCTGGGCGAGCTGGTGGCGCCGCATCGCGCCGCGCGGCTCGCGCTCGAATGGGCCGAGGCCTTTCCGGTCGCCTATCGCGCGCATGCCGATGCGGCCGAGGCGGCGGCGGATGTCGCCCGCCTCGCCGGGCTCGGCGATCCGGCACAGCGCGCGGTGCGGCTCTATCGCGCGGCCGACGATACCGGCGAACGGCTGCGGCTGAAGACTTATCGCCTCGGCGCGCTGATCCCGCTGTCCGAAGCGGTGCCGGTGTTCGAGCATTTCGGTTTTCGCGCCCTGCAGGAGATGCCGACCCCGCTCGACGGCGGTCGCGGCTATCTCCACGAATTCGTGCTGCAGGCCGACAGCGCCGAGGCGGCGGAGGCGGTGCTCGCCCGCGCCGACGTGGCCGAGGCGGCGATCGCGGCGGTGCTGGCGGGGCAGGCCGAGAATGACGCCTTCAACGCGCTGATCGTCGATGCGGGGCTCGATCCGGGCGCGGTGGTGCTGCTGCGCGCGTGGTTCCGCTATCTGCGCCAGACCGGCTTCCCCTATGGCCTCGCCACCGTTGCCGATGCGCTGCGCAATGCCCCCGACGTCGCCGGCGCGTTGATCGCTTTGTTCACGGCGCGGCATGGGCCCGACGGCGGCGACGAGGATGCCGCCGAGCAGGCGTTGGCGACGGCGCTGGGGCAGGTCGCCTCGATCGAGGATGATCGCATCCTGCGCCGGCTGGCGGCATTGGTCCGCGCGATCCTGCGCACCAACGCCTTCGCCCCGGCGGCGGACGAGGCACTGGCGTTCAAGCTCGACAGCGCCGAGGTGCCGGGCCTGCCCAAGCCGCTGCCGTGGCGCGAAATCTGGATCTACAGCCCGCGCGTCGAGGGCATCCACCTGCGCGGCGGCCCGATCGCGCGCGGTGGCCTGCGCTGGTCCGACCGGCGCGACGATTTCCGCACCGAGGTGCTGGGCCTGATGAAGGCGCAGGTGGTGAAGAATGCCGTGATCGTGCCGACCGGCGCAAAGGGCGGCTTCTATCCCAAGCAATTGCCGCCGCCCGCCAATCGCGACGCCTGGCTGGCCGAGGGCACCGAGAGCTATCGCATCTTCATCCGCGCATTGCTGTCGGTCACGGACAATCTGGTCGAGGGCGCGGTGGTGCATCCGGACGGCGTGCGCGCGCCCGACGGCGACGATCCCTATTTCGTCGTCGCCGCCGACAAGGGCACCGCCACCTTCTCCGATGTCGCCAATGCGATCGCGGTCGAGCGCGGCTTCTGGCTGGGCGACGCCTTCGCCAGCGGCGGCAGCCACGGCTACGATCACAAGGCGATGGGCATCACCGCGCGCGGCGCGTGGGTGTCGGTCCAGCGCCACTTCCGCGAGATGGGGGTCGACGTGCAGGCCGATCCCGTCACGGTGGTCGGCTGCGGCGACATGTCGGGCGACGTGTTCGGCAACGGCATGCTGCTGTCGCGCACGCTGCGGCTGGTTGCGGCCTTCGACCACCGCCACATCTTCTTCGACCCCACGCCCGATCCGGCGCGCAGCTTCGAGGAGCGCGCGCGCATGTTCGCGCTGCCGCGCTCGTCGTGGGCGGATTATGATCCGGCGCTGATCTCGCCCGGCGGCGGCGTGTTCCCGCGCACGCAGAAGGTGATCCCGCTGTCGGCCGAGGTGCGTGCGGCGCTGGGCGTCACGGCGACCGAGCTCGATCCCTCGTCGCTCGTCGCGGCGATCGTCAGGGCGCCGGTCGACCTGCTGTGGTTCGGCGGCATCGGCACCTATGTGAAGGCGGCGGGCGAGACCAATTCGCAGGTGGGCGACGTCGCCAACGATGCACACCGCGTCGATGGCCTGCAGGTGCGTGCGCGCGTGATCGGCGAAGGCGCGAATTTGGGCGTGACCCAGGCCGGGCGCATCGAGTTCGCCACGAAGGGCGGCCGCATCAACACCGACTTCATCGACAATTCGGCGGGCGTCGACTGCTCGGACAACGAGGTCAACATCAAGATCGCGCTCAACCGCGAGATGATGGAGGGCCGGATCGGCTTCGAGGAGCGCAATCTCTTCCTCGGCACGATGACCGACGATGTCGCGTCGATCGTGCTGGAGGATAACCGGCTACAGACGCTGGGCCTGTCGCTGGCCGAGGCGGGCGGGGCGGGGGCGCTGCCGGCGCAGATCCGCGTGATCGAGCTGCTGGAGGATGCCGGCCGCATCGACCGCACGGTCGACGGCATCGAGCCCAATCCGGCATTGCTCCGCCGCGCGACCGAGGATCGCGGCCTCACCCGGCCCGAGCTGGCGATCATCCTGAGCCACGGCAAGCTCGCGCTGCAGGCGGCGGTCGAGGCGAGCGCGCTTGCCGCCGATCCGCTGTTCATGCCTTTGCTCCATGCCGCTTTCCCGACGGCGATGCGCGAGCGGTTCGCTGCCGCGATCGATGCCCACCGGCTGCGGCCCGAGATCATCGCCACCAAGATCGCCAACCGCGTCGTCAACCGGCTGGGGCTCGTCGCCCCGTTCGAGCTGGCGGAAGAGGAGGGCGCGAGCCTCGCCCAGGTCGCCAGCGCCTATTTCGCGGCGGACGCGATCTTCAAGCTGGAGGGATTGTTCGAGGCGATCGAAAGCATCTCGCTGCCCGAGCCGACGCGGCTGATGCTGCTCGCCGCGGCGGGCGAGGGCGCGCGGCTGCATGTCGCGGACCTGCTGCACGCCGCACCCGACGATCTCGCGCCGGGTGCATTGGCCGAGGCGCTCGCGCCCGGCCTCGCGCGGTTGGAGAATGGCCTCGACGATCTGCTGCGTCAGGAGGCACGCTGGCAGCTCACGCAGTTGCGCGCGCGGATCGGCGCAAGCGACGCGCCGGCGGAGATCGTCGATCGCCTCGTCACGCTCCACGCGCTCGACGGCGCGGTCGGCACCGCCGCGCTCGCGCATCGCGCCGGGGCGGACGAGGTCGCGGTGACGCAGGCCTATGTGCGGCTGGGCGAGGCGCTCGGGCTCGACTGGGCCAAGGCGGCGGCGCTGCGCTTCGTGCCGACCGATCCGTGGGAGCGATTGCTCGCCGCCGGGCTCGCGCGCGATTTCGAGCAATTGCGCCTCGCCTTCCTCGCGCGGGCCGCGGGCGATCCGCTCGCTTATGTCGAGCAGTGGCTGGCGGAGCACGCGCTGCGCGTCGCGCAGTTCGAGCGCCTGATCGACCGCGCCCGCCAGTCGCCCGCGCCCAGCGCGGCGATGCTGGCGCAGGTGGCGGCGCAGGCGCGGACGCTGCTGGGGCGGTAA
- a CDS encoding efflux RND transporter permease subunit — translation MSRPEGTGGFNLSALAVRERSVTLFLIIAISMAGLFAFLHMGRAEDPNFTIKQMTFVTAWPGATAQEMQDQVAEPLEKRMQELAWYDRAETYTRPGVAVTTVTLKDPTPPAIVPEEFYQARKKLGDEALKLPQGVQGPFINDEYGDVTFALYALKGEGEPERVLVRQAEALRQRLLHVPGVKKVNVIGERPERIYVEFSYARLANLGVSARDVFAALASQNMLTPAGSIDTKGPQVQVRLDGAFDDLQKIKDTPITAGGHTLKLSDIADVKRGYEDPATFMIRNQGEPALELGVIMKERYNGLQLGKDLDKEAKAISAEMPLGLSFTKVTDQAVNIQEAYGEFMLKFFVALAVVIAVSLVSLGLRTGIVVALAVPLTLAGVFVIMLATGRDFDRITLGALILSLGLLVDDAIIIIETIVVKMEEGHDRITAATYAWGHTAAPMLAGTLVTTIGLMPVGFAKSSAGEYAGNIFWVVGFALLTSWVVAVAFTPYLGVKLLPDFKPIEGGHAAIYGTPRYQRLRAGLSWIVDNKKKVALAVLALFFVAIFFMGFVKQQFFPISDRPEVLVEVQMPEGTSIEATGAATAKVETWLRKQPESKIVTSYIGQGPPRFYLPFAPELPDPSFAKIVVLTPSEKDREALKHRARAAAAEGLAPAARIRVTQLVFGPYSPFPVAFRVMGPNEDKVRAIAEQVRRVMLDNTSMRQVNTDWGERVPTVHFVLDQDRLRAIGLSSQDAAQQLQFLLTGVPVTQVREDIRSVEVVARSAGPDRLDPARLSAFTLTGSAGQRVPLDQIGKAVVRMEDPIMHRRDRYVTVTVRGDIGEQYQPPDISNQVIKGIKPIVDALPSGYKIETAAALEEAGKANVALAAVFPLMIVLMMVVIIFQVRSISAMAMVLLTAPLALVGVVPTLLLFNQPFGFNAILAMIALAGIIMRNTLILIGQIHQNERDGLDPYHAVVEATVQRARPVILTALAAVFAFIPLTQSVFWGSLAFTLIGGTIGGTVLTLVFLPALYALWYRIKPSRERRAADRVETLGV, via the coding sequence GTGAGCCGCCCCGAGGGCACAGGGGGCTTCAACCTCTCCGCGCTCGCGGTCCGCGAGCGTTCCGTCACGCTGTTCCTGATCATCGCGATCTCGATGGCCGGGCTGTTCGCGTTCCTCCACATGGGGCGCGCCGAGGATCCCAACTTCACCATCAAGCAGATGACCTTCGTCACCGCGTGGCCGGGTGCGACCGCGCAGGAGATGCAGGACCAGGTCGCCGAGCCGCTCGAGAAACGGATGCAGGAACTCGCCTGGTACGACCGGGCCGAGACCTACACCCGCCCCGGCGTCGCCGTGACCACGGTCACGCTCAAGGACCCGACACCGCCGGCCATCGTGCCGGAGGAATTCTACCAGGCGCGCAAGAAGCTCGGCGACGAGGCGCTCAAGCTGCCGCAGGGCGTGCAGGGGCCCTTCATCAACGACGAATATGGCGACGTCACCTTCGCGCTCTACGCGCTGAAGGGCGAGGGCGAGCCCGAGCGAGTCCTCGTCCGCCAGGCAGAGGCGCTGCGCCAGCGGCTGCTCCATGTGCCCGGCGTCAAGAAGGTCAACGTCATCGGCGAGCGGCCGGAAAGGATCTACGTCGAATTCTCCTACGCGCGTCTCGCCAATCTGGGCGTGTCGGCGCGCGACGTGTTCGCGGCACTCGCCAGCCAGAACATGCTGACGCCGGCGGGGTCGATCGACACCAAGGGGCCGCAGGTGCAGGTCCGCCTCGACGGTGCGTTCGACGATCTCCAGAAGATCAAGGACACGCCGATCACGGCGGGCGGCCACACGCTCAAGCTCTCCGACATCGCCGACGTGAAGCGCGGCTACGAGGATCCCGCCACCTTCATGATCCGCAACCAGGGCGAGCCGGCGCTCGAGCTCGGCGTCATCATGAAGGAGCGCTATAACGGGCTCCAGCTCGGCAAGGATCTCGACAAGGAGGCCAAAGCGATCTCGGCCGAGATGCCGCTCGGCCTCAGCTTCACCAAGGTCACCGATCAGGCGGTGAACATCCAGGAAGCCTATGGCGAGTTCATGCTGAAGTTCTTCGTCGCGCTGGCGGTGGTGATCGCGGTCAGCCTCGTCAGCCTCGGCCTGCGCACCGGCATCGTCGTCGCGCTCGCGGTGCCGCTGACGCTGGCCGGCGTGTTCGTCATCATGCTCGCGACCGGACGCGATTTCGACCGCATCACGCTCGGCGCGCTCATCCTCTCGCTCGGGCTGCTGGTGGACGATGCGATCATCATCATCGAGACGATCGTCGTGAAGATGGAGGAGGGGCATGACCGAATCACGGCGGCGACCTATGCGTGGGGGCATACCGCCGCGCCGATGCTGGCGGGCACGCTCGTCACCACGATCGGCCTGATGCCGGTCGGCTTCGCCAAGTCGAGCGCGGGCGAATATGCCGGCAACATCTTCTGGGTGGTCGGCTTCGCACTGCTCACATCGTGGGTCGTCGCGGTCGCGTTCACGCCCTATCTGGGCGTCAAGCTGCTGCCCGATTTCAAGCCGATCGAGGGCGGCCACGCGGCGATCTACGGGACGCCGCGCTATCAGCGGCTGCGCGCGGGCCTGTCGTGGATCGTGGACAACAAGAAGAAGGTCGCGCTGGCCGTCCTCGCATTGTTCTTCGTGGCGATCTTCTTCATGGGTTTCGTGAAGCAGCAATTCTTCCCGATCTCGGATCGGCCCGAGGTGCTGGTTGAGGTGCAGATGCCCGAGGGCACCAGCATCGAGGCGACCGGCGCGGCGACCGCCAAGGTCGAGACGTGGCTGCGCAAGCAGCCGGAATCGAAGATCGTCACCTCCTATATCGGGCAGGGTCCGCCGCGCTTCTATCTCCCATTCGCGCCCGAGCTGCCCGATCCGTCCTTCGCCAAGATCGTCGTGCTGACGCCCAGCGAGAAGGATCGCGAAGCGCTCAAGCATCGCGCGCGCGCAGCCGCGGCCGAGGGGCTGGCGCCCGCCGCCCGCATCCGCGTGACCCAGCTCGTCTTCGGACCCTATTCGCCATTCCCGGTCGCCTTCCGCGTGATGGGCCCCAACGAGGACAAGGTCCGCGCGATCGCCGAGCAGGTGCGCCGGGTGATGCTGGACAATACGTCGATGCGGCAGGTGAATACCGACTGGGGCGAGCGCGTGCCGACCGTCCACTTCGTGCTCGATCAGGATCGGCTGCGCGCGATCGGCCTGTCCTCGCAGGATGCGGCGCAGCAGCTCCAGTTCCTGCTGACGGGCGTGCCGGTGACGCAGGTTCGCGAGGACATACGCTCGGTCGAGGTGGTGGCGCGCAGCGCGGGCCCCGATCGCCTCGATCCGGCCAGGCTGAGCGCATTTACGCTGACCGGCAGCGCGGGCCAGCGCGTGCCGCTCGACCAGATCGGCAAGGCGGTGGTGCGGATGGAAGATCCGATCATGCACCGGCGCGACCGCTACGTCACCGTCACGGTGCGCGGCGATATCGGCGAGCAGTATCAGCCGCCGGACATCTCCAATCAGGTCATTAAGGGCATCAAGCCGATCGTCGATGCGCTGCCGTCGGGCTACAAGATCGAGACCGCCGCCGCGCTCGAGGAAGCCGGCAAGGCCAATGTCGCGCTGGCCGCCGTCTTCCCGTTGATGATCGTGCTGATGATGGTGGTCATCATCTTCCAGGTGCGCTCGATCTCGGCGATGGCGATGGTGCTGCTCACCGCGCCGCTGGCGCTGGTCGGGGTCGTGCCGACGCTGCTGCTGTTCAACCAGCCGTTCGGGTTCAACGCGATTCTCGCGATGATCGCGCTCGCCGGCATCATCATGCGCAACACGCTGATCCTGATCGGGCAGATCCACCAGAACGAGCGCGACGGGCTCGATCCCTATCATGCGGTGGTGGAGGCGACGGTCCAGCGCGCACGGCCGGTGATCCTGACGGCGCTCGCCGCGGTGTTCGCCTTCATCCCGCTGACGCAGTCGGTGTTCTGGGGATCGCTCGCCTTCACGCTGATCGGCGGCACGATCGGCGGCACGGTGCTGACGCTGGTGTTCCTGCCGGCGCTCTACGCCCTTTGGTATCGGATCAAGCCTTCACGAGAGCGTCGCGCGGCAGACCGGGTCGAAACGTTGGGCGTTTAG
- a CDS encoding efflux RND transporter periplasmic adaptor subunit, protein MPRLRHVTPIIMLGSLSLALSACSKPAGDPRVGAQLVRVATIGSTGQTGREFTGIVSARVQSDLGFRVPGKIVERLVDTGQTVRRGQPLMRIDRTDLALATVAQAGSVEAARAKALQTAADEKRYRDLVSAGAVSASAYDQAKAAADAAKAQLDAALAQAGVARNQAGYSVLLADADGVVVETLAEPGQVVTAGQTVVRLAHAGPREATISLPETIRPAIGSTASASVFNSVSGTARLRQLSDAADLQTRTYDARYVLEGAAAKAPLGATVTIAVPDAKSAGAMTVPMAAIYDNGHGPGVWIVDGNPLKVAWRAVQVAGLGDEAATITSGLRPGERFVALGAHYLHQGEAVRVASDQVAAQ, encoded by the coding sequence ATGCCACGTCTTCGTCACGTCACGCCGATCATCATGCTCGGCTCCCTCAGCCTCGCATTGTCGGCCTGTTCGAAGCCGGCCGGCGATCCCCGGGTCGGCGCGCAGCTCGTGCGCGTCGCCACGATCGGCTCGACCGGGCAAACCGGCCGGGAGTTCACCGGGATCGTCTCCGCCCGGGTGCAGAGCGATCTCGGCTTCCGCGTCCCCGGCAAGATCGTCGAGCGTCTCGTCGACACCGGCCAGACCGTCCGCAGGGGGCAGCCGCTGATGCGGATCGACCGCACCGATCTCGCGCTGGCGACGGTCGCGCAGGCGGGAAGCGTCGAGGCGGCGCGCGCGAAGGCGCTTCAGACCGCGGCCGATGAGAAGCGGTATCGCGATCTTGTTTCGGCCGGTGCGGTCTCGGCCTCGGCCTATGATCAGGCGAAAGCGGCGGCGGATGCCGCGAAGGCTCAGCTCGATGCGGCGCTGGCGCAGGCGGGCGTCGCGCGCAACCAGGCGGGCTATTCGGTGCTGCTCGCCGATGCCGACGGCGTGGTCGTGGAGACGCTCGCCGAGCCGGGCCAGGTGGTGACGGCCGGACAGACGGTGGTGCGGCTCGCCCATGCGGGGCCGCGCGAGGCGACGATCAGCCTGCCGGAGACGATCCGCCCGGCGATCGGTTCGACCGCGTCGGCCTCGGTGTTCAATTCCGTGTCCGGCACCGCGCGGCTGCGCCAGCTCTCGGATGCGGCCGATCTTCAGACGCGCACCTATGACGCGCGCTACGTGCTCGAGGGCGCCGCGGCGAAGGCGCCGCTCGGCGCCACGGTGACGATCGCGGTGCCGGATGCGAAGTCCGCCGGCGCGATGACGGTGCCGATGGCGGCGATCTACGACAATGGCCACGGCCCCGGCGTCTGGATCGTCGACGGCAACCCGCTCAAGGTGGCGTGGCGGGCGGTGCAGGTGGCGGGCCTCGGCGACGAGGCGGCGACGATCACGAGCGGCCTGCGGCCCGGCGAGCGCTTCGTCGCGCTCGGCGCGCACTATCTCCATCAGGGCGAGGCCGTGCGCGTTGCCTCCGATCAGGTCGCAGCGCAGTGA
- a CDS encoding TetR/AcrR family transcriptional regulator, producing the protein MSDLQASSAAGQRGPADHSIRDQIIAAADEHFSHYGYGKTTVADLAKAIGFSKAYIYKFFESKQAIGEAICSRCLGSIIESVEASVADGKTATDRLRRLFKTITSLSCELFFNDRKLYDIAAYSCAEHWPSSEAYVEKVGAMLAEIIQEGRASGEFERKTPIDEAVRAIVLVFQPFMNPVMLQYNLDAVPEGANEVASLVLRSLAP; encoded by the coding sequence ATGAGCGACCTCCAAGCCAGCAGCGCGGCGGGCCAGCGCGGGCCCGCCGATCACAGCATCCGCGACCAGATCATCGCGGCGGCGGACGAGCATTTTAGCCACTATGGCTATGGCAAGACGACCGTCGCAGATCTGGCGAAGGCGATCGGTTTCTCCAAGGCCTACATCTACAAATTCTTCGAATCGAAGCAGGCGATCGGTGAGGCGATCTGCAGTCGCTGCCTGGGCTCGATCATCGAATCGGTCGAGGCATCCGTTGCCGACGGGAAGACGGCGACCGACAGGCTTCGTCGTCTTTTCAAGACGATAACGTCTTTGAGCTGCGAGCTTTTTTTCAACGATCGCAAGCTCTACGACATCGCCGCTTATTCCTGCGCCGAGCATTGGCCGTCGTCGGAAGCCTATGTGGAAAAGGTCGGCGCGATGCTCGCCGAGATCATCCAGGAGGGGCGCGCGTCCGGTGAGTTCGAGCGCAAGACGCCGATCGACGAGGCGGTCCGCGCGATCGTGCTCGTGTTCCAGCCGTTCATGAACCCGGTGATGCTCCAATATAATCTCGACGCCGTGCCGGAAGGCGCGAACGAGGTTGCCAGTCTCGTGCTGCGGAGCCTCGCACCCTGA
- a CDS encoding efflux transporter outer membrane subunit, with translation MHVHTSAALLLASSLMAGCAVGPDYHRPAIASPATFLGSPAVADRVAPTAVSGTDLAWWSGFGDPTLTGLVERALAQNLDIAQAVARVTQARAGLREADAALLPSGDVTASAAALRLSRDTLQGRQLAAFGVGRNQEAYEGDVGASWDIDLFGGLRRDREAAFDEYQGSRAGVAAARLAVAAEVADTYIAIRGLQERLAVANEQVSTQQRLVDTIGLQYRKGVAAELQLRQAEGVLAQVKGTVPVLQVALDAALNALDVLMGEQPGAERVLLAAPSAIPTAPAITDIGSPADLLQRRPDLIVAERRLAASNARIGSAISEYFPKISLTGLVGTAATGPASLFTGGAFQAQGVAGLRWRLFDFGRVDAEIKNARGRNAEALAAYRLSVLRASEDVENAFSALVNREQQQRTLVTGETSLARAQQSSMAAYKGGVVSLIEVLDADTRLLETRDALAQARTESARAAVASFRSLGGGWNAVPAAPGTKLAAR, from the coding sequence ATGCACGTCCACACGTCGGCGGCGCTCCTTCTTGCGTCGAGTCTCATGGCCGGCTGCGCAGTCGGCCCTGACTATCATCGCCCTGCGATCGCATCCCCCGCGACGTTCCTGGGTTCCCCCGCCGTCGCCGACCGCGTCGCACCCACGGCCGTGTCCGGAACCGACCTCGCATGGTGGTCCGGCTTTGGGGATCCGACCCTGACCGGCCTCGTCGAACGGGCGCTCGCCCAGAACCTCGACATCGCACAGGCGGTCGCCCGGGTGACGCAGGCGCGGGCAGGCCTCCGCGAGGCCGATGCCGCGCTGCTTCCGTCCGGCGACGTGACGGCTTCAGCCGCCGCGCTCAGGCTGTCCAGGGACACCCTCCAGGGGCGACAGCTCGCCGCCTTCGGCGTGGGCCGCAATCAAGAGGCCTATGAAGGCGACGTCGGTGCCAGCTGGGACATCGATCTCTTCGGCGGGCTGCGGCGCGACCGCGAAGCGGCGTTCGATGAATATCAGGGCTCGCGCGCCGGCGTCGCCGCTGCACGTCTCGCGGTCGCCGCTGAGGTGGCCGACACATATATCGCGATCCGCGGCCTGCAGGAGCGGCTTGCAGTCGCGAACGAGCAGGTCTCCACCCAGCAGAGGCTGGTGGACACGATCGGCCTGCAATACCGCAAGGGTGTCGCGGCCGAACTCCAGCTCCGCCAGGCCGAAGGCGTCCTCGCGCAGGTGAAGGGCACGGTGCCCGTGCTCCAGGTGGCGTTGGACGCCGCGCTCAACGCGCTCGACGTGCTGATGGGCGAGCAACCCGGCGCCGAGCGCGTGCTGCTCGCCGCCCCGTCGGCGATTCCGACCGCCCCCGCCATCACCGACATCGGCAGCCCGGCCGACCTCCTTCAACGCCGGCCCGACCTCATCGTCGCGGAACGCAGGCTCGCCGCCTCGAACGCCCGCATCGGATCTGCGATCTCCGAATACTTCCCGAAAATCTCGCTTACCGGACTGGTCGGCACCGCCGCGACCGGACCCGCGAGCCTCTTCACCGGCGGGGCCTTCCAGGCGCAGGGTGTTGCCGGGCTGCGCTGGCGGTTGTTCGATTTCGGCCGCGTCGACGCCGAGATCAAGAATGCGCGGGGCCGCAACGCCGAGGCGCTCGCGGCCTACCGGCTTTCGGTGCTGCGCGCGTCCGAAGACGTGGAAAACGCCTTTTCCGCCCTCGTGAACCGCGAACAGCAACAGCGCACGCTCGTCACCGGCGAAACCTCGCTCGCCCGCGCCCAGCAATCCTCGATGGCCGCCTACAAAGGCGGCGTCGTCAGCCTCATCGAGGTGCTCGATGCCGACACGCGCCTGCTCGAGACGCGCGACGCGCTCGCCCAGGCACGGACGGAATCCGCGCGCGCCGCCGTCGCCTCCTTCCGCTCGCTCGGCGGGGGCTGGAACGCCGTCCCCGCCGCCCCCGGCACCAAACTCGCCGCGCGCTGA